From a single Aspergillus puulaauensis MK2 DNA, chromosome 2, nearly complete sequence genomic region:
- a CDS encoding uncharacterized protein (COG:T;~EggNog:ENOG410PKIR;~InterPro:IPR004813,IPR004648;~PFAM:PF03169;~TransMembrane:14 (o140-160i215-238o250-270i317-334o346-367i387-413o467-487i529-549o555-577i639-661o681-700i707-726o756-773i785-807o);~go_process: GO:0055085 - transmembrane transport [Evidence IEA]), translating to MAPLNEKDAVGVSASANALALDHGYAEDEIQEKAKLLGCSAEEFLEVKESSKTLSLEDAANRAKRILHFHDQDSNFNPESIVRLQAFVNHPDLFDNPDAHAELIADIKAEVCLLTDDSPYAEVRAVVSNKDDTYAPAGTIRAWTIGLVFVVLLSFVNQLFSVRQPAIRLDAAVVQLLSFPIGKAWERWLPVGEFAVFGARLKLNPGKFTQKEHMLISIMANVATSLPHSRYIIFTSWMRKYFNRPFASSFGFQICISLSFNLMGFGLAGLARRFLVYPSFCIWPRSLVTVALNQSLHDDESPTVPGPFKRLYSMSRYNFFLLAFACMFVWFWFPSHIVSALSLFNWLAWIAPSNFALTAITGLKTGLGFNPLPTFDWNVATLHIDPLIVPFHVTANMFAGALLSGLILVAMYWTNSYHTGYLPINTNNMFANNGSQYNVSAILDERGLLDTEKYLSYSPVYITAASIVYYIFFFAVYSAVVSYAIVYHRQDIKLGMRSLVRSFRGGNNRNDFQDIHSRLMGSYREAPEWWYLILNVIAVGLGVAAVVAWPTYTNVGVVFFGIALALIFVIPTGIIYATTGIEVEYNVLAEFIGGAWQPGNALAMNFFKGFGYVTTAHALSFANDLKLGHYLKIPPRQTFWCQVAATIVSALVCTGVMNFQITRIPDLCEANQKNKFTCPGLQSYFTAAVLFGSLGARRVFGASAQYTALLAAFPAGLLFPVIYYYATRRLPRTHWLTKIHPVVIFSGGHTWAPYNLGYLWPAVLPGWISWNYIRRRYLMFWSKYNYVLSAAFSTGIAIAAVVIFFAVSYHGADVNWIGNQPDKGCEASGECTRLHLSEGEYFGPRIGTFVV from the exons ATGGCCCCACTCAACGAGAAGGACGCTGTAGGCGTATCGGCTTCAGCCAACGCACTCGCTTTGGATCATGGATATGCCGAagacgagatccaggaaaaagcaaagcttCTCGGCTGCAGCGCAGAGGAGTTTCTGGAGGTCAAGGAAAGCAGCAAGACACTTAGCCTTGAGGATGCTGCGAAT CGAGCCAAGCGCATCCTCCATTTCCACGACCAAGACTCTAACTTCAACCCCGAGTCAATTGTCCGTCTTCAGGCCTTTGTCAATCACCCTGATCTTTTCGATAACCCCGATGCGCACGCAGAGCTCATCGCCGACATCAAGGCGGAGGTCTGCCTTCTCACCGACGACTCGCCCTATGCAGAAGTGCGGGCTGTCGTGAGCAACAAGGACGACACTTATGCCCCGGCTGGCACGATCCGCGCGTGGACAATCGGCCTCGTGTTTGTCGTGCTGCTGAGCTTCGTCAACCAGCTCTTCTCCGTCCGCCAGCCGGCAATCCGGCTTGATGCTGCGGTTGTGCAGCTCCTGTCGTTTCCAATAGGCAAAGCCTGGGAGAGATGGCTGCCCGTGGGCGAATTCGCGGTCTTTGGTGCACGTCTTAAGCTGAATCCTGGCAAGTTCACGCAGAAGGAACATATGCTGATCTCGATTATGGCGAATGTGGCGACGAGCTTGCCCCATTCGCGGTATATCATCTTTACgtcgtggatgaggaagtaTTTCAATCGGCCTTTTGCGAGCTCGTTTGGGTTTCAAATTTGCATTTCG CTTTCCTTCAATTTGATGGGCTttgggcttgctgggctggctCGACGATTCTTGGTCTATCCATCGTTCTGCATCTGGCCTCGTTCGCTTGTCACTGTGGCCCTGAACCAGTCTCTTCATGATG ATGAAAGTCCCACCGTCCCCGGCCCCTTCAAAAGACTGTACAGCATGTCCCGCTACaacttcttcctgctcgcaTTTGCCTGCATGTtcgtctggttctggttTCCTAGCCATATCGTCTCAGCCCTGTCGCTCTTCAACTGGCTTGCCTGGATTGCACCAAGCAATTTCGCACTGACTGCCATCACCGGCCTCAAGACGGGCCTGGGGTTTAATCCCCTGCCTACATTCGACTGGAACGTTGCCACTCTCCACATCGACCCGTTGATTGTCCCTTTCCACGTCACAGCGAATATGTTCGCTGGTGCGTTGCTCAGCGGGTTAATCCTGGTGGCCATGTACTGGACGAACTCGTATCATACTGGGTATCTgcccatcaacaccaataACATGTTTGCCAACAACGGATCCCAATACAACGTCTCGGCGATCCTGGATGAGCGGGGGCTTCTTGATACGGAGAAATATCTGAGCTACAGTCCGGTGTACATCACCGCGGCGTCTATTGTTTATTA tatcttcttctttgccgtGTATAGTGCCGTCGTGTCGTATGCCATTGTCTACCATCGGCAAGACATCAAGCTGGGGATGAGATCCCTGGTGAGATCCTTCAGAGGAGGCAACAACCGGAATGACTTTCAAGACATCCACAGTCGACTCATGGGTTCTTACCGCGAGGCCCCAGAGTGGTGGTACCTAATCTTGAAC GTCATCGCTGTAGGATTGGGAGTTGCCGCCGTGGTAGCCTGGCCAACCTACACCAACGTTGGCGTCGTGTTCTTTGGTATCGCACTGGCTTTGATCTTTGTCATTCCCACTGGCATTATATACGCCACGACAGGTATTGAGGTCGAGTATAATGTTCTGGCAGAGTTTATCGGAGGGGCGTGGCAGCCTGGGAATGCACTCGCG ATGAACTTCTTCAAAGGCTTTGGATACGTGACAACAGCGCACGCTCTCAGCTTCGCCAATGATTTGAAACTCGGTCACTATCTCAAGATCCCCCCTCGTCAGACATTCTGGTGCCAGGTTGCTGCGA CCATCGTATCTGCCCTCGTCTGCACCGGCGTCATGAACTTCCAAATCACCCGCATCCCAGACCTCTGCGAAGCAAACCAGAAGAACAAATTCACCTGCCCAGGCCTCCAATCCTACTTCACAGCCGCCGTTCTATTCGGGTCTCTCGGGGCACGTAGAGTCTTCGGCGCCAGCGCCCAATACACAGCCCTCCTGGCCGCATTCCCAGCAGGTCTTCTCTTCCCAGTCATATACTACTACGCCACCCGCAGACTCCCTCGAACACACTGGCTCACGAAGATCCACCCGGTCGTGATATTCAGCGGTGGCCATACCTGGGCTCCTTACAACCTGGGCTACCTGTGGCCTGCGGTGCTACCGGGCTGGATCTCGTGGAACTATATACGGCGGCGCTATCTGATGTTCTGGTCCAAGTATAATTATGTCCTGTCGGCGGCGTTTTCGACGGGGATTGCGATTGCCGCGGTGGTTATTTTCTTTGCCGTTAGTTACCATGGAGCTGATGTGAATTGGATTGGGAATCAGCCTGATAAGGGGTGTGAGGCTAGTGGGGAGTGTACGAGACTGCATCTGTCGGAGGGGGAGTACTTTGGGCCTCGGATTGGGACGTTTGTTGTATAA
- a CDS encoding phytanoyl-CoA dioxygenase family protein (COG:S;~EggNog:ENOG410Q1HN;~InterPro:IPR008775;~PFAM:PF05721) — MTTLSQEQLDFFHENDYLKLTAAEHGLVTPTQLQQWTREVRTWPLEKGKWMPYFEVTADGTRQLMRTEKFVDYHDQFRDLVCGDGLGYILAQLAGQETTLFKDKINYKLPNGNGFLAHVDYHAYSHIGEIPHLTANIAIDATTLANGCLEVVPGSHRMQIEFAEGGRIAPAWENTKTWVPVPLESGDVLFFGSMLAHRSERNRTEKSRSSLYATFCMKRDGEGLRGVYYEHRRRAFPPDHERDANMDYGDGWKQYGFAAPFLKDDTAKAA; from the exons ATGACAACCCTCAGTCAAGAACAACTCGACTTCTTCCACGAGAATGACTACCTCAAACTCACGGCCGCAGAACACGGTCTCGTAACACCCacccagctgcagcagtgGACACGTGAGGTCCGCACCTGGCCCCTCGAGAAGGGCAAATGGATGCCCTATTTCGAAGTCACAGCGGACGGCACACGCCAGCTCATGCGCACAGAGAAGTTCGTCGACTACCATGACCAGTTCCGCGATCTGGTCTGTGGTGACGGACTCGGTTATATTCTGGCGCAGTTGGCGGGACAG GAAACAACCCTCTTCAAAGATAAAATCAACTACAAACTCCCCAACGGCAACGGCTTCCTCGCGCACGTCGACTACCACGCCTACAGCCACATCGGCGAAATCCCGCATCTCACAGCCAACATCGCCATAGACGCCACCACACTCGCCAACGGCTGTCTAGAAGTCGTCCCCGGGTCGCACCGCATGCAGATCGAATTCGCAGAGGGCGGCCGGATCGCGCCGGCATGGGAGAACACCAAGACCTGGGTCCCCGTGCCGCTGGAGTCCGGCGATGTCTTGTTCTTTGGGAGTATGCTGGCGCATCGGTCCGAGAGGAACCGGACGGAGAAGAGTCGGAGTAGTCTTTATGCGACTTTCTGTATGAAGAGGGACGGGGAGGGGCTGAGGGGTGTTTATTATGAGCATCGGAGGAGGGCGTTTCCGCCTGATCATG AACGAGATGCGAATATGGATTATGGAGACGGGTGGAAGCAGTATGGCTTTGCAGCGCCGTTCTTGAAGGATGATACAGCGAAGGCAGCATGA